From Verrucomicrobia bacterium S94, the proteins below share one genomic window:
- a CDS encoding phage tail protein produces MPSYLSPGVYPRETDFSFYVKQISTSSAAMVGVAEKGPINKPTLVTSWEQFLKTFGGYINEGYLAYAARAFFDNGGSVLYVCRVAHYADPTDRNTLSGQKAAAKLVSQMDMYLLNGDPDPLPPQEVYDVFAINEGIWANRLEVQIENVGLSGGTFLLSVIYKGETVERFTDVSSDENATDFVELRVNGVSDYITIHDIWEPVGDTGMGTPRGGTYALSGGENGVVDMADSDYIGDPSQHTGLFAFDEVDALNLLMVPGVTTVPVINAGIGYAESRKDLLFIADAPPMLEPLDVVNFRKGQGTYTHAAFNSSYAALYYPWLEISDPVTAQKKNIPPSGAVAGCCARSDQKTHVWWAPAGIDRGRIFNALTVAYKTSRGERDVLYPEGINTIAVFPDTGINIWGQKTLQSQPSAVDRVNVRRLMMYIEEAISESSRFVVFEPNNPQTWRALGRLINPFLQDIKEKGGLYDYAFQCDEETNTPVVIDRNEMMARVFVKPTKTAEFIELNFILSGTGAVFSELIP; encoded by the coding sequence ATGCCGAGCTATCTATCTCCGGGTGTTTATCCTCGCGAAACGGACTTCAGTTTTTATGTAAAGCAGATCTCCACCTCGTCTGCCGCCATGGTGGGCGTTGCTGAAAAAGGTCCGATCAATAAGCCGACACTGGTAACGAGCTGGGAGCAATTCCTGAAAACCTTTGGCGGCTACATCAACGAAGGATACCTTGCCTATGCGGCACGGGCGTTTTTTGATAACGGCGGATCTGTCCTGTACGTCTGCCGGGTGGCACACTATGCCGATCCAACGGACCGCAATACCCTGAGCGGTCAGAAAGCCGCCGCAAAGCTGGTCAGCCAAATGGACATGTATCTCTTGAATGGAGATCCGGACCCGCTCCCACCGCAGGAGGTGTATGATGTATTTGCAATCAATGAAGGCATCTGGGCCAATCGGCTGGAGGTCCAAATTGAAAACGTCGGCCTGTCCGGCGGTACGTTCCTCCTTTCGGTCATCTACAAAGGCGAGACCGTTGAGCGGTTTACTGATGTCAGCTCCGACGAAAACGCTACGGATTTCGTGGAACTGCGCGTCAATGGCGTCTCCGATTACATCACCATTCATGATATTTGGGAGCCTGTCGGAGATACGGGAATGGGAACGCCTCGTGGAGGAACCTATGCGTTGAGCGGCGGAGAAAACGGTGTAGTGGATATGGCCGACTCCGACTATATCGGCGATCCGTCCCAGCATACCGGCCTTTTTGCGTTTGATGAAGTCGATGCGCTGAACCTGCTGATGGTTCCTGGAGTGACTACCGTTCCGGTTATTAATGCAGGGATTGGCTACGCCGAAAGCCGCAAGGATCTTCTATTCATTGCCGACGCACCACCCATGTTGGAGCCATTGGATGTGGTGAACTTCCGTAAAGGACAAGGAACCTACACGCATGCGGCGTTCAATTCGTCCTATGCCGCGCTCTATTATCCATGGCTCGAAATCAGTGATCCGGTGACCGCTCAGAAAAAGAATATTCCTCCCAGCGGTGCGGTGGCCGGGTGTTGTGCGCGAAGCGATCAGAAGACGCATGTCTGGTGGGCACCTGCCGGAATCGACCGAGGCCGCATTTTCAACGCACTGACTGTTGCTTACAAAACCAGCCGGGGCGAACGCGATGTGCTGTATCCGGAAGGCATCAATACGATTGCCGTCTTCCCCGACACCGGCATCAACATCTGGGGACAGAAGACGCTTCAGAGCCAGCCGTCGGCTGTGGATCGAGTTAATGTGCGTCGTCTGATGATGTATATCGAAGAGGCGATTTCTGAATCCTCCCGTTTCGTGGTTTTTGAACCAAACAACCCGCAGACGTGGCGGGCGTTGGGTCGTTTAATCAATCCGTTCCTGCAGGACATCAAGGAAAAAGGCGGCCTGTACGATTACGCCTTCCAGTGCGATGAGGAAACCAATACACCCGTGGTGATCGACCGGAACGAAATGATGGCGCGGGTCTTCGTTAAGCCAACCAAGACGGCGGAATTCATCGAACTCAACTTTATCCTCTCCGGAACCGGAGCGGTCTTCAGCGAACTTATCCCATAA